One Phoenix dactylifera cultivar Barhee BC4 chromosome 8, palm_55x_up_171113_PBpolish2nd_filt_p, whole genome shotgun sequence genomic window carries:
- the LOC103703058 gene encoding heme-binding protein 2-like, protein MAATGLPSWLSSILPCLLLVIFVLPWPSAAYQKVTLGVFPPTCARVECPMFDVIDEGNGYEIRRYNSSVWMSTSSIDDISFVNGTRTGFLRLFDYVKGKNENGTKMAMTAPVMTEVSTSKEPSSNESFVVSFFIGKRYQANPPSAQGLHLLNWNLKYAAVRQFGGYATDAGVPEEAAALDVSLRGSKWARAVDESRKANPMVFYTVAQYSAPFRTRGRVNEIWMLFDDITTL, encoded by the exons ATGGCCGCCACCGGTCTCCCAAGCTGGCTATCTTCTATCCTTCCATGTCTCCTCCTTGTCATCTTTGTTCTCCCATGGCCATCGGCTGCATATCAGAAGGTAACTCTAGGGGTCTTTCCCCCAACTTGCGCCCGTGTCGAATGCCCGATGTTTGACGTGATCGACGAAGGAAATGGGTACGAGATCCGCCGATACAATTCATCAGTTTGGATGTCGACATCTTCCATTGACGACATCTCCTTTGTGAACGGCACAAGAACGGGCTTTTTACG GTTATTTGACTACGTCAAAGGAAAGAATGAGAACGGGACCAAAATGGCTATGACAGCTCCCGTTATGACTGAAGTCTCAACCAGCAAAGAGCCCTCCTCCAATGAATCATTTGTTGTGAGCTTCTTCATCGGGAAAAGATATCAGGCCAATCCACCGAGTGCCCAGGGCCTCCATCTACTGAACTGGAATCTCAAGTACGCCGCAGTGAGGCAATTCGGGGGATACGCCACGGATGCTGGAGTCCCGGAGGAAGCGGCAGCTCTGGACGTCAGCCTCAGAGGTTCCAAATGGGCCCGTGCCGTGGACGAAAGCCGGAAAGCCAACCCAATGGTGTTCTACACCGTTGCACAGTACAGCGCTCCATTTAGAACCAGGGGTAGAGTGAATGAGATCTGGATGCTGTTTGATGACATTACCACCTTGTAG
- the LOC103703028 gene encoding metallothionein-like protein 2 has protein sequence MSCCGGNCGCGSDCKCGSGCAGCKMYPDMAEETNTTTQTVITGVAPPKGRFEGSDVAAISENGGCKCAPNCTCNPCNCK, from the exons ATGTCTTGCTGTGGAGGGAACTGCGGGTGTGGATCTGACTGCAAATGCGGCAGCGGATGTGCAGG ATGCAAGATGTATCCTGACATGGCTGAGGAGACGAACACCACCACTCAAACCGTGATCACAGGTGTTGCACCTCCAAAGGG GCGCTTTGAAGGTTCTGACGTGGCTGCTATATCAGAGAACGGAGGCTGCAAGTGTGCACCCAACTGCACCTGCAACCCCTGTAACTGTAAATGA